In Effusibacillus lacus, one DNA window encodes the following:
- a CDS encoding sigma 54-interacting transcriptional regulator: MCRHQQVGEKAIINQSNGKKELTAEVERVARVESTVTIYGESGVGKELIAHAIHHFSPRADQPFVKINYGSILQNFGRMACCLYSMGTDWCSRCNQAD; this comes from the coding sequence TTGTGTCGGCATCAGCAGGTAGGGGAAAAAGCGATTATTAATCAGTCCAATGGCAAGAAAGAGCTGACGGCGGAAGTCGAACGGGTGGCTCGTGTGGAATCTACCGTTACTATCTATGGGGAATCGGGAGTAGGCAAAGAGCTGATCGCTCATGCGATTCATCATTTCAGTCCAAGGGCCGATCAGCCTTTTGTGAAAATCAATTACGGTTCGATTCTGCAAAATTTTGGGAGAATGGCGTGTTGCCTATACAGTATGGGAACTGACTGGTGTAGTCGGTGCAATCAAGCCGATTAA
- a CDS encoding ArgE/DapE family deacylase: MITQKSDILEKVLNKIEELWDDEVAFLQKIGSYPSTLGNEAALQNFIASYFTEEMQLQTDKFVPDVKRISRLPGYSPVEWSYAGRPVVVGQWKTNGPKIGKSLILQGHIDVVSPEPVSLWNYNPWGSTIVGDRMYGRGLQDMKSGTSAMIFAVKAIKEAGIELGADVLLQTVIEEECTGNGALAALDRGYVADGALIPEPFGPTALKAQVGVIWVRVRVTGLGAHVERADRAVNAIEKAYILINALGEYRKYINSRPKHPAFKDINHPLNVNVGKIHAGDWPSNVPAECVFEARIGFYPDQDPQQIKDEVKAWLLEAAKEDEWLHEVEPEITFYGFHAEGVSLDEDMEIFDALKNAHKTTTGEELQYFVSTCTTDIRFYNLYYGIPATCYGPVGGSMHGADEWVNLPSVKAVTKTYAAFILDWCGIRN, translated from the coding sequence ATGATTACCCAAAAGAGTGACATTCTCGAAAAGGTGCTCAATAAGATTGAGGAACTCTGGGACGACGAAGTTGCTTTTCTTCAGAAAATCGGGAGTTATCCAAGCACATTGGGCAATGAGGCGGCTCTGCAAAATTTTATTGCCAGCTACTTTACCGAAGAAATGCAGCTTCAAACTGACAAATTTGTTCCGGACGTAAAAAGGATTTCCCGGCTCCCCGGATATTCTCCCGTTGAGTGGTCCTATGCGGGCAGACCGGTAGTGGTGGGACAATGGAAAACAAACGGTCCGAAAATCGGAAAAAGCTTAATCCTGCAGGGACACATTGACGTAGTCAGTCCTGAACCCGTATCGCTGTGGAATTACAATCCTTGGGGTTCCACAATTGTAGGGGACAGAATGTATGGCCGCGGCCTGCAAGACATGAAATCGGGAACCTCCGCCATGATCTTTGCCGTAAAAGCGATCAAAGAGGCCGGGATTGAACTTGGTGCGGATGTACTGCTGCAAACGGTGATTGAGGAAGAATGTACCGGAAACGGGGCGCTCGCTGCACTTGACAGGGGGTATGTCGCGGATGGAGCGTTGATTCCGGAACCGTTTGGTCCTACAGCTCTGAAAGCGCAAGTGGGAGTGATTTGGGTCAGAGTTCGGGTCACCGGTTTGGGTGCTCATGTGGAACGGGCTGATCGGGCAGTCAACGCAATCGAAAAGGCATACATTCTGATCAATGCCCTTGGCGAGTATCGGAAGTATATCAACAGCCGGCCAAAGCATCCGGCTTTTAAAGATATTAACCATCCGTTGAATGTAAACGTTGGTAAAATCCATGCAGGTGATTGGCCGTCGAATGTACCTGCAGAATGTGTGTTTGAAGCCAGGATCGGTTTCTATCCGGATCAGGATCCGCAGCAGATCAAAGATGAAGTGAAAGCGTGGCTGCTTGAAGCGGCAAAAGAAGATGAGTGGCTGCATGAGGTGGAACCGGAAATTACTTTCTACGGGTTCCACGCGGAAGGTGTTTCACTTGACGAAGACATGGAAATATTTGATGCTTTGAAGAATGCCCATAAGACGACTACAGGCGAAGAGCTGCAGTATTTTGTATCGACATGCACAACGGACATTCGTTTCTACAATTTGTACTACGGTATTCCTGCGACCTGTTACGGCCCCGTTGGCGGAAGTATGCACGGTGCGGACGAATGGGTGAATCTGCCGAGTGTCAAAGCGGTAACCAAAACCTATGCAGCGTTTATTTTGGATTGGTGCGGGATAAGGAACTGA